From Mycolicibacterium nivoides, a single genomic window includes:
- a CDS encoding iron-siderophore ABC transporter substrate-binding protein — MLTNRPRAVVAVIAAAATLASGCGSAEQTQQAQTSMTTSVTKIADSGVLGNQRRPDESCAAEPAAADQSARDVRNARGGGANSSDISESTEVRGDPQRIVALSGDQLDALCALGLQSRIVAAALPDGSSEQPSYLGAVVHGVAPAGSRNAPDLEAIKSANPELILGSASLTPASFGALSAIAPTVFTGAPGAAWRDTLRAVGEATGRRDAAADLIAKFDDAARDAGAQNDAGHFQASVVQLTENTVRVYGTDTFAGSVLAAVGLDRPAAQRFTDKPYEELGTTDADYRIADADIVYVSFASEAARDNAPKILQSPAWRALSAAKDNRVFVVNNEVWQTGQNIVAARGILDDLRWVNAPIN; from the coding sequence GTGCTGACCAACCGACCCCGCGCCGTAGTCGCGGTGATCGCCGCGGCCGCGACCCTCGCCAGCGGGTGCGGCTCTGCCGAGCAGACGCAGCAGGCGCAGACGTCGATGACGACCAGTGTCACCAAGATCGCCGATTCCGGCGTGCTGGGCAATCAGCGCCGCCCCGACGAATCCTGCGCGGCCGAGCCGGCCGCGGCCGATCAGTCGGCGCGCGACGTCCGCAATGCCCGAGGAGGCGGAGCGAACAGCTCGGATATCTCGGAGTCCACCGAGGTGCGCGGCGATCCGCAGCGCATCGTCGCGCTGTCCGGGGACCAGCTCGATGCGTTGTGCGCGCTGGGTCTGCAGTCCCGCATCGTCGCGGCCGCACTTCCGGACGGTTCGTCCGAGCAGCCCTCCTATCTGGGAGCCGTCGTGCACGGGGTCGCCCCGGCCGGTTCCCGGAACGCGCCGGACCTCGAGGCCATCAAGTCGGCCAACCCCGAACTGATCCTCGGCTCCGCGAGCCTCACTCCGGCGTCGTTCGGCGCGCTGTCGGCGATCGCCCCGACCGTGTTCACCGGGGCGCCCGGGGCCGCCTGGCGCGACACACTGCGTGCGGTGGGCGAGGCGACGGGTCGCAGGGACGCCGCGGCGGACCTGATCGCGAAATTCGACGATGCCGCCCGCGACGCCGGAGCGCAGAATGACGCCGGGCACTTCCAGGCCTCGGTGGTGCAGCTGACCGAGAACACCGTCCGCGTGTACGGCACTGACACCTTCGCCGGCAGCGTGCTGGCCGCAGTCGGATTGGATCGACCTGCCGCGCAACGGTTTACCGACAAACCCTACGAGGAGCTCGGCACCACCGACGCCGACTACCGCATCGCCGACGCGGACATCGTCTACGTCTCGTTCGCATCCGAGGCGGCCAGGGACAACGCACCCAAGATCCTGCAGAGCCCGGCGTGGCGGGCCCTGTCCGCCGCCAAGGACAACCGGGTGTTCGTGGTGAACAACGAGGTCTGGCAGACCGGTCAGAACATCGTGGCCGCCCGCGGCATCCTCGATGACCTGCGCTGGGTGAACGCCCCGATCAACTGA
- the ctaD gene encoding cytochrome c oxidase subunit I, producing MVAEAPPIGELEARRPFPERMGPKGNLIYKLITTTDHKLIGIMYCVACFAFFFIGGLMALFMRTELAMPGLQFLSNEQFNQLFTMHGTVMLLFYATPIVFGFANLVLPLQIGAPDVAFPRLNALSFWLFLFGALIALGGFITPGGAADFGWTAYSPLTDAIHSPGAGGDLWILGLAVGGLGTILGGVNMITTIVCMRAPGMTMFRMPIFTWNILVTSILVLIAFPILTAALFGLAADRHLGAHIYDPANGGVLLWQHLFWFFGHPEVYIIALPFFGIVSEIFPVFSRKPIFGYTTLIYATISIAALSVAVWAHHMYATGAVLLPFFSFMTFLIAVPTGIKFFNWIGTMWKGQLTFETPMLFSVGFLITFLLGGLSGVLLASPPIDFHVTDSYFVIAHFHYVLFGTIVFATYAGIYFWFPKMVGRLLDERLGKLHFWLTFIGFHTTFLVQHWVGDEGMPRRYADYLPTDGFTTLNVISTIGAFILGISTLPFVWNVFKSWRYGEPVTVDDPWGYGNSLEWATSCPPPRHNFTELPRIRSERPAFELHYPHMVERMRAEAHVGRTHHPELESADSSS from the coding sequence TTGGTAGCCGAAGCGCCCCCAATCGGAGAACTCGAGGCACGTCGTCCTTTTCCGGAACGGATGGGCCCCAAGGGCAACCTGATCTACAAGCTCATCACCACGACCGATCACAAGCTGATCGGCATCATGTACTGCGTCGCCTGCTTCGCCTTCTTCTTCATCGGCGGGCTGATGGCGCTGTTCATGCGTACCGAACTGGCGATGCCTGGCCTGCAGTTCCTGAGCAATGAGCAGTTCAACCAGCTGTTCACCATGCACGGCACGGTGATGCTGCTGTTCTACGCCACCCCGATCGTGTTCGGGTTCGCCAACCTGGTGCTCCCGTTGCAGATCGGCGCGCCCGACGTGGCGTTCCCGCGGCTGAACGCCCTGTCGTTCTGGCTGTTCCTGTTCGGCGCGCTGATCGCCCTTGGCGGCTTCATCACGCCGGGCGGTGCCGCGGACTTCGGCTGGACGGCCTACTCGCCGCTGACCGACGCCATCCACTCGCCGGGAGCCGGCGGTGACCTGTGGATCCTGGGCCTGGCCGTCGGTGGTCTTGGCACCATCCTCGGTGGCGTCAACATGATCACCACCATCGTCTGCATGCGTGCGCCCGGTATGACCATGTTCCGGATGCCGATCTTCACCTGGAACATCCTGGTGACCTCGATCCTGGTGCTGATCGCGTTCCCGATCCTGACCGCGGCGCTGTTCGGCCTGGCCGCCGACCGCCACCTGGGCGCACACATCTACGACCCGGCCAACGGCGGTGTCCTGTTGTGGCAGCACCTGTTCTGGTTCTTCGGTCACCCCGAGGTGTACATCATCGCGCTGCCGTTCTTCGGCATCGTGTCCGAGATCTTCCCGGTGTTCAGCCGCAAGCCGATCTTCGGTTACACCACGCTGATCTACGCCACCATCAGCATCGCGGCCCTGTCCGTCGCGGTGTGGGCACACCACATGTACGCCACCGGTGCGGTCCTGCTGCCGTTCTTCTCCTTCATGACGTTCCTGATCGCGGTCCCGACCGGTATCAAGTTCTTCAACTGGATCGGCACGATGTGGAAGGGCCAGCTGACATTCGAGACGCCGATGCTGTTCTCGGTCGGCTTCCTGATCACCTTCCTGCTGGGTGGCCTGTCCGGCGTGCTGCTGGCCAGCCCGCCGATCGACTTCCACGTCACCGACAGCTACTTCGTCATCGCGCACTTCCACTACGTGCTCTTCGGCACCATCGTGTTCGCCACCTACGCGGGCATCTACTTCTGGTTCCCGAAGATGGTCGGACGTCTGCTCGACGAGCGCCTGGGCAAGCTGCACTTCTGGCTGACCTTCATCGGTTTCCACACCACGTTCCTGGTGCAGCACTGGGTCGGTGACGAGGGCATGCCGCGCCGCTACGCCGACTATCTGCCCACCGACGGGTTCACCACGCTCAACGTGATCTCCACGATCGGTGCCTTCATCCTGGGCATCTCGACGCTGCCGTTCGTGTGGAACGTGTTCAAGAGCTGGCGCTACGGCGAGCCCGTGACCGTCGATGATCCCTGGGGTTACGGCAACTCGCTGGAGTGGGCGACCTCGTGCCCGCCGCCGCGGCACAACTTCACCGAGCTGCCCCGGATCCGTTCGGAGCGCCCGGCGTTCGAGCTGCACTACCCGCACATGGTCGAGCGGATGCGTGCCGAGGCCCACGTCGGCCGCACGCATCATCCAGAGCTCGAGTCTGCGGACAGCTCCAGCTGA
- a CDS encoding isopenicillin N synthase family dioxygenase, protein MSGTTSLAAFMSVPIIDISGLRSPRRDERERVAAEIGAAAREVGFFYISGSGIEESVFERMLAATKQFFALPLEEKMRSYIGLSQCHRGYVPVGEEGLESDSPPDLKEAFDTALDLPADDPDHLAGNPMLGPNTWPDLPGFAEAVTPYYQAVIDVGRQLLWAFAVALGEDPEVFSRHATKTPSQLRLMHYPYNADAQDGQGIGAHTDYECFTLLKPTAPGLEVLNGAGEWIDVPPVDGTFVVNIGDLLELWTNGTFVATSHRVRRVAQERYSFPLFFNVDYHTEVKPLPRFVATDGPQRQPLRAGEHLFAQTAQTFAYLRRRMQAGELVLPDGSLATGQFGQQAVYGVDGRIS, encoded by the coding sequence GTGAGTGGCACAACATCGTTGGCGGCGTTCATGTCCGTGCCGATCATCGACATCAGCGGGCTGCGTTCGCCCCGGCGTGACGAGCGGGAACGGGTCGCGGCCGAGATCGGCGCGGCGGCCCGCGAAGTCGGCTTCTTCTACATCAGCGGATCCGGCATCGAGGAGTCGGTGTTCGAGCGGATGCTCGCTGCCACCAAGCAGTTCTTCGCACTGCCGCTGGAGGAGAAGATGCGCAGCTATATCGGGCTGTCGCAGTGTCACCGCGGTTATGTGCCGGTAGGGGAGGAGGGCCTCGAATCCGACAGCCCTCCCGACCTGAAGGAAGCCTTCGACACCGCGCTCGACCTGCCGGCCGACGACCCCGACCATCTGGCGGGCAACCCGATGCTCGGACCGAACACCTGGCCCGATCTGCCCGGATTCGCCGAAGCGGTGACGCCCTACTACCAGGCTGTGATCGACGTTGGCCGGCAACTGTTGTGGGCGTTCGCGGTGGCGCTGGGGGAGGACCCCGAGGTGTTCTCCCGGCACGCCACGAAGACACCCAGCCAACTGCGGTTGATGCACTACCCGTACAACGCCGACGCGCAGGACGGACAGGGTATCGGCGCACACACCGACTACGAGTGCTTCACGCTGCTCAAGCCCACCGCGCCCGGCCTGGAAGTGCTCAACGGCGCCGGCGAGTGGATCGACGTGCCACCGGTGGACGGGACGTTCGTCGTCAACATCGGAGATCTGCTCGAACTGTGGACCAACGGAACGTTCGTGGCGACCAGTCACCGGGTGCGCCGCGTGGCGCAGGAGCGCTACTCGTTCCCACTGTTCTTCAACGTCGACTATCACACCGAGGTGAAACCGCTGCCCCGGTTCGTCGCGACCGACGGGCCCCAGCGCCAGCCACTGCGAGCCGGTGAGCATCTGTTCGCTCAGACCGCGCAGACCTTCGCGTATCTGCGCCGCCGGATGCAGGCGGGGGAACTGGTGCTACCCGACGGGTCCCTGGCCACCGGGCAATTCGGTCAGCAGGCCGTGTACGGAGTCGATGGCCGGATCAGTTGA
- the serB gene encoding phosphoserine phosphatase SerB, with amino-acid sequence MIGAPRERSSVLITVTGVDQPGVTSALFEVLARHQVELRNVEQVVVRGRLTLGVLVAAPAETVDGDALRSDVETAIHRLGLDVTIERSDDMPVMREPSTHTIVVLGRPITAEAFSVVARAVAGLGVNIDTIRGVSDYPVTGLELRVSVPAGAAYSQLQSALAQVAVDEGVDIALEDYSLARRAKRLIVFDVDSTLIQGEVIEMLAARAGMEAQVAAVTEAAMRGELDFAESLHRRVATLAGLPASVLDDVAEQVELTPGARTTIRTLRRLGFYCGVVSGGFRQVIEPLAHELMLDYVAANELEVVDGKLTGRVIGQVVDRPGKAKALRDFAQQVGVPMEQTVAVGDGANDIDMLAAAGLGVAFNAKPALREVADASLSHPYLDTVLFILGVTRGEIEAADAQDGVLRRVEIPED; translated from the coding sequence ATGATCGGTGCTCCGCGAGAGCGCTCGTCGGTACTGATCACCGTCACCGGAGTCGATCAGCCCGGTGTCACATCGGCGCTGTTCGAGGTGCTCGCCCGCCATCAGGTCGAACTACGCAACGTCGAACAGGTCGTGGTCCGCGGCCGGCTCACCCTGGGTGTGCTGGTCGCGGCGCCGGCCGAGACGGTCGACGGCGATGCGCTCCGCAGCGACGTCGAGACGGCGATTCACCGGCTCGGCCTGGACGTGACGATCGAGCGCAGTGACGACATGCCCGTCATGCGCGAGCCTTCGACCCACACCATCGTGGTGCTGGGCCGCCCGATCACCGCCGAGGCGTTCAGTGTGGTGGCCCGTGCGGTCGCGGGTCTGGGCGTCAACATCGACACGATCCGCGGAGTGTCCGACTATCCGGTGACCGGCCTGGAACTCCGGGTCTCTGTGCCGGCCGGAGCCGCGTACAGCCAACTGCAGTCGGCGTTGGCCCAGGTGGCCGTCGACGAAGGCGTCGACATCGCACTCGAGGACTACAGCCTGGCCCGGCGGGCCAAGCGGCTCATCGTCTTCGACGTCGACTCCACCCTGATCCAGGGTGAGGTCATCGAGATGCTGGCCGCCCGGGCCGGTATGGAAGCCCAGGTGGCCGCCGTCACCGAGGCGGCGATGCGCGGCGAACTGGATTTCGCCGAATCCCTGCACCGCCGGGTGGCGACCCTGGCGGGTCTGCCCGCCTCCGTGCTCGACGATGTCGCCGAACAGGTGGAGCTGACGCCCGGTGCCCGGACCACCATCCGGACCCTGCGCCGGCTCGGCTTTTACTGCGGTGTGGTGTCAGGCGGCTTCCGACAGGTCATCGAGCCGCTCGCGCACGAACTCATGCTCGATTACGTGGCCGCCAACGAACTGGAAGTCGTTGACGGCAAGCTGACCGGGCGGGTCATCGGCCAGGTCGTCGACCGGCCCGGAAAAGCCAAGGCGCTTCGCGATTTCGCCCAGCAGGTCGGCGTGCCCATGGAACAGACCGTGGCCGTGGGCGACGGGGCCAACGACATCGACATGCTGGCGGCAGCGGGCCTCGGTGTCGCGTTCAACGCCAAACCCGCGTTGCGTGAGGTCGCCGATGCGTCGCTGAGCCATCCCTACCTGGACACGGTGCTGTTCATCCTCGGTGTCACCCGCGGTGAGATCGAGGCCGCCGACGCCCAGGACGGCGTGCTG